GAAAACAACTTGGGTCAACTCAAAAATGACGGGGACATAGAAACATGGAAGATGCATAGGCattttttcctatatggttgcaTTTTTGGGCCGTATGGTTTTTCCAGATGTAGAGGGGCGTATCCACATCCGATTAGATGGGGTAGTGCAAGCTTTGACTACCATGAAAAAACCCACTCTTGTCCCTATGATTCTATCAAGTTTATTCCGGGCTTTGACCAAGTGCCGAGAAGGACAGAAATTTTTCGAGGGCTACAACATATTACTATAGATGTGGATTTTGGAACACTTCTACCGTCATCCTGTCATCGAGAAATTCGACCCGCATTGGTCCAATTTTGTACAAAATCATAAATAAAGGATTGAAACATGTGAGTTTCCTGAAGGAATTGGAGCTTGGAAAGCATGCAGATCGAGTCACTTGGAATTACCATTGGCCTTCTACGAAGGATGTTaattgtgaatcctctcatcaacCTTTCCTGATATTAATGGGGCTCAACAGCGTCCAACCTTACGCTCCTCTTCGGGTGATGCGCCAATTAGGCCGACGCCAAGAAATACCACCAACAAGGGACATGAGCAAGTTCGCATATGACATTTCTCCAGAAGAGCCGGTCGATGATAAGGAAGTCATGAACAGTTGGTTTGAGGgtggaatttctgagtttcgtAATATGGTAGAAGACCGTGAAAGAGGGGAGGTGGCCCCCAGGTACCTTGCTTGGTTTCACGACCCCTCATAATTGACAGATAGGCCAGAAGGGTCCAACAGAAGAAGAAGTGACCACCTTGTTGTACAAATGCTAAAGCAAGAACTGGACCAAGCCAGAGAAACCATCTTTCAACAACAAGCCCAATATCAGGCCAACATCATTCAGATCCGATCATAGGTTAATAAAGACTACCGAGCCACCCTGCAGGTTATGGTTAAGGATTTAAAGACTGCTCATATGAATCTGGCATGTTTAGAGGAACAACTTGCATACTGGGTTAAGTCGGCCCTAAAAAAAGCTGAGAAGGGTCGACTCTCTAAAATACACAAGTTGCAAGAAGATCTGAGAATCGTCGAGGAAGCAATGCACCAACAACAAATGAAGTTTGATCTCCAGAGGGAGAAGTTCGAGTCAATTAAGAATCACCAACTAGCCGAATTCGAGATGGAGAAATGTCACTATCATGAGGTAATAGGTCGGCTGCAAAATGATTTGaccaaatacatgaaacaaagaAACTCAACATTGGACCGCGAGGCAAATGCACTGAATTTGGCCGATGCCCGTGGGCGGCAAATCGATGGCATGTTTGTGTTCCAAGAGAATGTCAAGAGAAGGATACTTGAGATAGCCGAGTACACTGCTCTGGGGTGCACAGATTGTGAGAAAATGAATAAGAAATATTTATCGAATCCGCAATCAACCCCGCTCGCCACATTGCTACAGATCTGGAGGCCCTATACAAAGATATGTCCATCCAATTGGGGCAGGGAGCGCCCTAACCAAGATGATGTCGAGTGGATAGTCTGCAAATTTAGAGTCCTTGTTGCATTCACATTTTTTAGTaggtgaatttttatttttgagtctaTGAGGGGTCTGTTTGTGACTTTGGTTTTGTGGAGTCTTGTTTCAATCCAGTCGAGTCTGTTGTAGTTTTCTTTGCGCATTTTGTTTCAACATCTtgtaccaaaaacaaaaaatatatattgaaaacccaaaaagattttattttttaaaatgttgtatgtgtttgtttttttttttgaaaaaaatcaatCAAGTGTCTTGCAtccctgaactacgtaatgatctaatTCATGTGgcaacatgatacgtaggcaacccataaAAGGTTCGATCAAAATTTTTTCAATGAATCTAAGTTGAGGGATCAAAATGAGGGGAgtgtaaaaacaaaaaaaaaagaagaagagaataagAGCGCCAATAAGAAGCAACTTGATAAGCTGGAATGAAACATGAAGCCTTCCAAAAAGCAtttagaaatggtgatgatgttAGGAGCATGACATATTATGTGTAATTCATATCTATAAAATGCCTAACCCTAACACGTTTGATGTCTCTTATCCAGTaagtttaaggtggttggtttgtggtgaaTCTAGCAACACATCATTACTTCACAAGATATAAGGGACCAGTAGTAATGGATAATAGTGATGAAATCGAGTTGCTCAGTGACAATCCGCAGGGTCAATCAGCCGAGCAAGAgtcagaggaaataagaaaattgAGACAACAATTGTCAGATGTATATCAAGCTTGGGTTTCTGGTAAACCTTCACCCCAGGTTCCCTCTGAGGGAACTTCCACCGTACCCCGAGCTACTTAACCATTGCTCCACGTGGCGAGCAATCATTTTCTACCACCAGGGTATATGCCAAACTACAGCCTCCATGCCGATCGTGGTACCTCTAATATGCGACCTCCAGTCACACCAGTCAGGAACACCCCTCTCATCGTGTCTAGCGCACCAGTATATACAATCTCGCCACCACCTCCTGTGACGAGGCCCAACAACGAGCCACTATCTCAGGCTTATGATGGCCAATACTACTCCCCAAATATGGCTTTCAGGGGCTCAGCTCCCTACAATCAGACTCCTTAGTATGAGTCACTAGCAGAAAATGAAAAGCCTGCAAAGACAAGTGAGCCAAATGAGATGGACAGGAAAATGAAAAATCTtgaacaaaacataaagaacatatAGGGAATAGGTGGTCACAAAAGTGTCTCGTTCAGTGATATGTGTATGTTCCCTCACATCCATTTTCCACCaagtttcaagaccccaaaattcgagaagtatgatggacacggcgactctattgcccacttgaaaaggtactgcaaccaacTAAGGGGTGCAGGTggaaaagaagaattgttgatggcatattttggagaaagtctTACAGGGGTAGCCTCTGAGTGGTTCATTGACCAAGACATCTCTCACtggcatgtctgggatgacatggcccagGCCTTCATCAAGCAATTCCAATACAAGATTGATATTGCACCAGATCGCAATTCCCTatccaatttgaagaaaaagtcGACGGAAAGCTTTAGGAAGTATGCCATCAAGTGGAGGGAGTAAGCAgccagagttaagccacccatggataatCATGAGTTGATCATTGTCTTTTTAGAGGCTCAAGAGCctgattatttccaaaacatgatgtccgcaatgggtagGCCTTTTGccgaagcaatcaagataggggaAATGGTCAAAAATGGCCTAAAGACTGGCAGGATTGTAAGTCAAGCTGCTCTCAAAGCCATTACCCAAGCGATCCAAAATGGGTCGGGAAGTTTTGCAAATAGGAAAAAGAGAGATGAAGGCTTTATGATGACTTCAGGATCTAGGGAAGTTTAAAGAGGGGCATCGCACCCTTATGTACGAGTTCCACAGGGACAATCCAGCTACCCTTAACATTATTATCCTCCTCCAATTCCTCAATACTCAGTGGGCCCACCACAATATACAGTGTTTAATGCTCAATCCTATGTTTGGCCTACCAATCAACAGATATGTGTACCAGCTCTAAGGAACCCCCGACCTCAGCAGCAAAATTTTCGGGCACCTTATAATGCTCGTCCCATGCAGGATTACGGTCGAGAACAGAGGCCGGTGGAAAAATTCACCCCATTGGCTGAACCATACTCTAGTCTTTCCAGAAGCTAAAACAGATGGGCGTGATTGGACCCACCGCCCCCTACCATATGCATCCCGATTCATATGGATTTCAAgcaaatgctagatgtgaatatcatTTAGGTGCCCCGAGGCATAACACCGATAACTGTTGGACTCTAAAAAGAGACATAGAAAGACTCATTTCTGAAAAATTAATTGTAGTGATGAATGGCGAGGACCCTCCTAATGTGACAAACAACCCATTGCCAGCACACAATGATGTTCATTTCGTGGGAATGATTTGACGATATCACGAATACAAGTCGGTCGGTCAAGAAGAAATGATAGTGGGAGCAATTCAAGAAGGAACAAGTCTGGAAGTAAGTCCAAGCCGAGATGTGCCATTGATTGTGAAAGGCGCCCCGAGCTCAGAAAAGGTAACTTTATTTATGCCCAAGGTCACGAGGTTGGAAGTTCGCTCTAATGTTCCAAGCTCAAGGTTATATGTCCTCGGAGGCCACCCCATCACAAGGCAGAATCATGGCAGTACAAAGGGTATAACAGAGCCGATCATAATCAAACCTACCGTGCAATCCCCTGTGACAAATACAAAAACCATtccttggaactacaacaaaacggTGATGACatacaaaggcaaggaaatcatagaagaagtTAGGGAAACTAgaggtttgactcgatcagggaGGTGTTACTCTCCAGAGGAGTTGAGGAAGGCCAAGCAAATCAGAGAAGGACAATTGCCAATAAAGAAATCTGTcactgaagaagaggcagaagagtttttgaaaaagatgaaagttcaTGACTACTCAATCATTGACCAGCTAAGAAAGACTCCTACCTAAATCTCTCTACTATCTCTGCTCCTACATTCAAAAGAGCATGCCCGTGTACTAATCAAGACCCTGAACGAGGCACATGTCTCAGAAAAGACCACAGTGAATGAGTTAGAGAAGATGGACAACAGatttttcgaggtgaacagaatCTCCTTTACTGATGATGAACTTTCCAAGGAAGGAGCCGGGCACAATAGGGCTTTGCACCTAGTCGTCAAATGTGAGGGTCATTATGTAAAGCGAGTCATGGTTGATGGAGGCTCGAGTGTAGATGTATGCCCTCTCTCTATTTTGCAAGGCATGAAAATCAACACAGACAGAATCCGACCTAGCAATGTTAGCATTCGGGCTTTTGATGGCTCAACAAGAGATATCATTGGGGAGATCAACCTCACCATGACAATTGGGCCGGTTGACTTTGAAATTGTCTTCCAAGTAGTAGACATGGACACTTCTTATAACTTTCTTCTTGGAAGGACATGGATCCATATGGCGCGAGCTGTCCTATCCACATTGCATCAGATGGTAAAGTTCGAACACGACAGGTAAGAGATTATTGTTCACGGTGAAGACGAGTCATCCATTTATAAAGACCCATTAATCCCGTGCATTGAGGCCAAGGAATGGTGTGAGTCCATTGCTTATCAAGCTTTCGAAGTGGTTTCTGTGGACCATGTTGAGGAAGGAAAACCCATTCTGCATCCTCGTCTTTATGCCACATCTGTAATGGTGGCTGCAGTTATGTTGAGACAAGGTTATGAGCTAGGAAAAGGCttgggggcatcattgcaaggaattTCAGAGCCTATTTCTCTGTTCAGTAACCAAGGTAGTATTGGCTTAGGCTTCAGGCCAACACAAGCAGACAAAAACAAAGCCAAGCACCGCAAAAAGCATGGATGGGTCTTGCAACAACTTATCCCTCACattttctacacttttgtcaAGCCACGACTCCAAGAGGGTCAAAATTCCTCGGCGCATGCAAACATAGATGAAATTTGCCATGGCCTCAGCCAGATGTTTTCTGAAGTGAATATGATCTAGGCTGGTGAAGGCACTAGTCGTGACGATGTGCAACTAATTGACCCAGACACCATGCTCTACAACTGGGAAGCAACTCCTTTCCCCacaaggaaggagtcttggtagttcgcTTTTGCAGCTTCTTTTGGGTATTTTAGATTacttttagggttgtaatccaggcATCTTAATATGATTGTTTTGAtgttaacccttctatcctttcgaattcaatgaaatgcagttcaGTTTCGTATTAAGTTTTgtatcttttccttttcctaattcttgtcattttatttcaatttcagttttgttaatgCCAGCTTTAATAACATAACATGCATGACGAATTCACGCCCAAAGCTTAAAAAGCTGTCTAATTTCGAAATAATGCAGCAAGAGGTTGAATGTGAAGAAGATGAGGtgttgaggaaataaaaagagaattagaacaatttgaaaacaagcctaagcCCAACCTCAATGAAACTGAGCCAATCAACCTTGGAAGTTATGAAGAAATCAGAGAAACAATAATAAGCATTCATACTGAACAAAATACCAGATATGCGTTGATTCAACTTTTGTTTGAAAtacaaagatgtgtttgcttggtcttatgatgatatgtTAGGTTTAAGtgctgatctagtggttcataagaTTCCTATGTATCCTGATTTTCCACCAATCCAACAAAAGCaacaaaaatttaaaacagaCATGAGTTATAAAATCATAGAGGAAATAATGAATCAATTTAGCGCCAATGTGGTCAGAGCTGTCAGATACACCACCTGGGTGACAAATGTTATGcctgtaccaaagaaggatggaaagatcagagtttgtgttgactacagagacctgaacaaagcaagtccaaaagataattttccTTTACCGAACATCCACATTCTTGTAGATAATTGCGCAAAGCATGAGATAAAATCAttcgtggattgctatgctgggtaccaccaaattctaatggatgaggacGATGCAGAAAAAACAGCTTTCACCACTCCATGGGGtacttattgctacagggtcatgccattcggtttgaagaattcAAGGTCAACTTACATGacggccatgaccaccatttttcatgacatgatgcacaaaGAGATTGAAGTACATGTCAATGATGTtatcataaaatcaaagacacaagCTGATCACGTGCGTGATTTGAAAAAGTTCTTCGAACGGCTTCAAAAGTATGACCTTAAGCTTAATCCAGCCAAGTGTGCATTTAGGGTTCCATCTGGGAAACTCCTCAGttttatagtcagtcggagaggtattgaactggatccatctaagataaagtccattcgagatctaccaccaccgaagaacaaaaAGGAAGTCATGAGTTTTctcgggaggttgaactacatcagtaggttcattgctcagctcacaaccacgtgcgagcccatctttaagttgctaaaAAGGATGCCACTATCAAGTGGACGGACGATTGCCAAAAagattttgacaagatcaaagattATCTATCAAAACCACATGTACTAGTCCCACCTGAACCTGGTAGGCCTTTGTTTTTATATCTATCGGTGATGGATAATTCCTTTGGATACGTTCTGGGTCAACATGATGCAACAGGCAAAAAGGAACATGCGGTctattatttgagcaagaagttcaccaattATGAGGTTAGGTACACCCATTTAGAGAGGacatgttgtgctttgacttgagtcgctcagaagctgagacattatatTTTggcttacactacttacctcatatccagaatagatcatttgaagtatatattccaaaatccaatgcccactggcaggctcgcaaaatggcaaatcctgctcacagagttcgacatcaTCCATGTCACTCGCACCGCGAGAAAGCACAGGTCTTGgaagatcatttggcagagaatccagttgatgatGAGTACATGCCACTTAGCACATACTTTCCATACGAAGAGGTCAACTCAATAGAGGAAGTAGGTCCAGATGATCACCCTGTATGGCAAATGTATTTTGATGGGGCTGTCAATATCAAAGGAGTTGGGATCGGGGCAATCCTCATCTCACCTATTGGACATCATTACCCTGCAATAGCCCGACTTTGGTTCTTCTGTACCAATAATACGACAGAATACGAAGCTTGTATCATGGGTTTGAAAATGGCCATCGATCTAGATGTGCATGAACTATtagttatgggagattctgacttgcttatccggcaagcccaaggcaaATGGGAGACTCGATATATTAAGCTTATTCCGTATAGACAATGTGTGCAAGACTTGAGCAAAAGATTCAAATccatcgagttcaggtacattcccagGTTTCACAACGAGCTAGCCGATGCCTTAGCTACTTTAGCCTTGCTGCTCCCTTATCCAGGCAACACGCATATTGATCCAATAGAAATCCAAGTTTGGAATCAACAAGGTTACTGCAATACAATTTAGACAGAAccagatggtgaaccatggtattTGACATAAAACAGTTcctgaaaacaagagaatatccaGAGAATGCCAAATGAGATCAAAAAAGAACTATAAGGTGGCTCGCCAGTGGTTTCTTCCTGAATGGGGAAATTCTGTACAAAAAGACCACAGATTTAAATTTGTTGAGATAAATAGATGCCACAGAAGCGGAGCAGATCATGAGTGAAGTGCATTCGGGGGTATGCGGACCTCGCATGAATGGATATGTTTTGGCGCAAAAGATTCTGCGGGCAAGATATTATTGTCTTattatggagcgagattgcttcaGATTTGTTCACAAGTGTCACCAATGCCAGATTCATGGTGACCTAATTCACTCGCCTccttcggagttgcatcccatgtcctctCCTTAGCCTTTCGTCGCTTGGGGAATgaatgttattgggccaatcaaGCCAAATGCTTCAAATGGGAATAGATTCattttggttgcaattgattacttcaccaagtgggtggaggcTGTCACTTTCAAAGTagtcaccaagaaagcagtggtagactttGTTCGTTCCAGCATCATCTGtcgctttggtatcccaaagaccattatcactgacaatgcaaccaatctaaatagtcatttgatgaaggaggtatgcgaacaatttaaaatCATGCATCGCCATTCTACCCCTTACCAGCCAAAAGCCAATGGAGCCGTTGAAGCGGCGAACAAGAAaatcaagaagattcttaggaagATGATCTAAGGTTCCAAGCAATGACATGAAAAgttgtctttttctcttttgggaTACTGCACGACTGTTCGCACATCTGTTGGTGCAACTCCGTATCTGcttgtatatggaactgaagctgtAATACCCACTGAAGTCGAAATTCCCTCTCTCTGAATTATTATGGAATCAGAGATTGAAGAcactgagtgggtcaagacttGATTAGAACAACTGATGTTGATCGATGAAAAACGGCTAGCAGTAGTGTGTTTCGGCCAGTTATACCAGCAAAGAATGACACGtgcttacaataagaaagtgcgccTAAGGTAATTTGAGGTAGGCCAGCTGGTTTCGAAACACATCCTTCCGCACTAGgtagaagctaaaggaaagttcgccccgaacTGGCAAGGACCCTGCATCATCAAGAAAGTGTTACCAAAATGGGCCTTGCACTTGGTAGATGAAGAAGGACGGGTATCAGACATGACTAttaatgcagatgcagtcaaaagatattatgtctgaTATATACCCACTATAGAATTTTCATGCATTGATTTTCTCAGATCGAAGTGACGAAGGCTATCATTTTCTCGCTATTCCAAATAGGTGTCACCCTTCTATTAatccttttgagccatatttgtctTCCTTGTTTCTCACTTTTGGAACCAgtgtacttttaaaaaaaataaaaccaaacaACAAATATCTGAGTCATTGAACTATGTCCgacctgattccgaaaggatacgtaggcagccttaccctgggttcggtcccatcagaacaaaaaatccatattcccaatactccaaaactggggcagaagtttgttttatttcaCAATTTTTCTGTAAAAAcggttccaaaagttgtaattcagttCAAGGTTCATTACACATTTTTTACCCTTCAAGAACTTCTGATCGATGCTTTTTGAGAATATTTGAAGTCCCCATGCCAAGGGCGTTGGGTAACCTCCCTCATGCAgtatcaaaaagaaaaagaaaaaaaaaagagtgtgTTATCGGTGAAAACCCGTACGTGCACTATAAGGCAACAATgagtagagaaatgagagagtcttattggtgaaaactcagatgggcaccataaggcgacaattagtagagaaatgagagaggttagttaGCAAAAACCTGCAAAGGGCGCTACTAGCAGAATGATGGCCTTTGATTCTCCGGCATGAGCACAACCAAGACAAATTCAAGATGAACATTTCCAGCGGATTTTGAGAATTAGACAACTTAGATagatcaggcgtccagtccaaaatgcatgtcatgattcattgaagtcggcacatacctccagataagtctccctattcctttccccgaaagggacaccttttgttTAAACACAGTTCTTTTTCACTTTcaattattattctatttttaccataatttttctttaagtccctttcggtctaatcctGCATCAAAGGCGAAGCAAAGAAATGGCTGCAAAACTAGCTACAGTTTCCCCATGATATCGAGCACAATTTGGGATATATATAGCATTGACGAAGGCACGAATACATCTAAGATCTCATTCAATAAGGCGAACAAAGTGTTTCAAAGAAACTGAAAAGTCACATGAGCAGGACCTGCTTCATGAGAAAAGTTGATAAGCACTACGGACACAAACTGATACTGGGTACAAGacaattgagtttgattttaaagaaaaaatgcaTTGCCTCTGAGACAAGGGTAGCGGTACCATGGACATCTGGGTATGAAACAGTTGGGGGAAATATTGCAAATCCAAGGTCTCCAGAAAATTATATAGAGCGGCAGAGCATCTTGGTACCATGCTGACAGAATCGGTTCTTCGACAGCAGTGGCCGTGAATCAACCTACTCAgggcatcaaggccacaaaccaacaaacactttgaaaactcacaaatttttctttgtttgaagcatGAACAAAGCATGCGGAATGGAGATTCTCAAAAGATGAATGTCACCAAACATAAGCTCCTTAACatctccatttttcttttattttcaacatGCATACCTCCCATTTTCGCAGCTTAACCCAGGTGGAACTATTTCGCCtaagggatccagctcatagttctgggtagaagttactcttcgctcaggttgtttttatgtAACTTAACCCAactagaaccttttcgcctagggggatccagctcatagttccgggtagaagttaCTCTTTGCTCAGGTTATTTTTACGCAGCTTAATGATCATGCCCAACTACGCCTTCTAAAAgacaagcggtcgttgcaaatataatccgatttttaagtccggagtcgaatcctcagggaactaacctatctattacaagtCTTTGGCAATGCTATTATCAACTCAACCAATttctagatgcaagatttttatcAATCGATCTTGGGTTTTTGTTTAATtacttcaaataatattaaaaataacaatatgcTAGattaaagataattcaatggtaaaaagatctagggcagtgatttccccaattgctagctTCGGTCTTGACTCTTTCGCTATAACCTcgccgtaatactctatgaggattaagagctATGAGTTATtataattatctctcgatcaactacaataatttactagagcattctctcgaactactctagctgacaatatGTACAgctctaaattatcccaccaaagcttcgttatctctaaacccacttttaagttcaagtaatgaatctcttcaattacccaaaagtggtgttgttcaatagctgtctaacctaatattctttctcaagcaatatgaggtaattagacacgattaatcaagggcccgttcaattaatcaccatacaaaacgtagttgaacaatcatataataaatccgTCTCGATTATAACAagttgagtcaaaacttcaaccaacaattggttccatcaataCTAGATAATTGTTTAtctactcataacaaaataagatAAAACTACAAAGTTGTTCATAATGTAtaattgcaagaattaaaaggagatagaaaaactctagtgtttggttgatcttctcacacttgttcttgcctccaaagtagtctaaaaacaagcttaattATGTTTGGAGCGAGCTTCTAAATTTTATAAGGGTTTGGAACAAATTTTTCCCaaattacactttggtccccaaTTTTCT
This sequence is a window from Nicotiana sylvestris chromosome 3, ASM39365v2, whole genome shotgun sequence. Protein-coding genes within it:
- the LOC138887791 gene encoding uncharacterized protein: MANPAHRVRHHPCHSHREKAQVLEDHLAENPVDDEYMPLSTYFPYEEVNSIEEVGPDDHPVWQMYFDGAVNIKGVGIGAILISPIGHHYPAIARLWFFCTNNTTEYEACIMGLKMAIDLDVHELLVMGDSDLLIRQAQGKWETRYIKLIPYRQCVQDLSKRFKSIEFRYIPRFHNELADALATLALLLPYPGNTHIDPIEIQVWNQQGYCNTI